The Pantoea sp. At-9b genome includes a window with the following:
- a CDS encoding ABC transporter substrate-binding protein encodes MSAIRHLRLASALLVCSVSAALAAEPVKLQMYYPIAVGGKVSHTVDALVADFEKVHPEVSIQPVYTGDYATTVTKALTAFRGGNAPQLAVIGDIEAYSLIDAGAIVAASDLANDAAGKSWIDGFYPAFLRRIDGKVWGIPFQRSTVVMYWNKQAFEKAGLDGNTPPATWQQVVDFGKKLVIKDNNGVSQWGIEIPSTPNGYWNFQGLSATNGGRLDNGKGTAVNFNTPGNIATLQWLTDLGQKENVSPKGAIAWGTTPQDFISGKTAMMVTTTGNLTVVRENAKFPFGVAMLPEKTQRGSPTGGGNLYVFKNASPEQKKAAMEFIRWVSAPEQAARWSIATGYVATSPAAWDTSVMKDYVKDVPQALVAREQLKYAQPELSTYNSVQIQEALNHAIEAAVTQAKTPADALESAQKQADRLLKAYQ; translated from the coding sequence ATGTCTGCTATTCGTCATTTACGCCTGGCTTCAGCTCTCCTCGTTTGTTCCGTGTCTGCGGCTCTGGCCGCCGAACCGGTCAAATTGCAGATGTATTACCCGATTGCGGTAGGTGGTAAGGTCAGCCATACCGTAGATGCCTTGGTCGCCGACTTTGAAAAAGTGCATCCGGAAGTCAGCATCCAGCCAGTTTACACCGGGGACTACGCCACCACCGTCACCAAAGCACTCACCGCCTTTCGCGGTGGTAACGCACCGCAGCTGGCGGTGATTGGTGATATTGAAGCCTATTCGTTGATTGATGCCGGTGCCATTGTGGCCGCCAGCGATCTGGCCAATGATGCCGCAGGCAAAAGCTGGATCGACGGATTTTATCCGGCGTTCCTGCGCCGCATTGACGGTAAAGTCTGGGGAATTCCGTTCCAGCGTTCCACGGTGGTGATGTACTGGAATAAGCAGGCGTTTGAAAAAGCGGGTCTGGACGGCAACACGCCACCAGCAACCTGGCAACAGGTGGTCGATTTTGGTAAGAAGTTGGTGATCAAAGATAACAACGGGGTCAGCCAGTGGGGGATTGAAATCCCTTCAACACCAAACGGTTACTGGAACTTCCAGGGATTGTCTGCCACCAACGGTGGTCGTCTGGATAACGGCAAAGGGACGGCCGTCAACTTTAACACGCCGGGTAATATCGCCACGCTGCAATGGCTGACCGATCTTGGTCAGAAAGAAAACGTGTCGCCGAAAGGGGCGATCGCCTGGGGTACCACGCCACAGGACTTTATCAGCGGTAAAACTGCCATGATGGTTACTACCACCGGCAACCTGACCGTGGTGCGTGAAAACGCCAAATTCCCGTTCGGTGTGGCCATGCTGCCGGAGAAAACCCAGCGCGGTAGCCCTACGGGCGGCGGCAACCTCTATGTATTCAAAAATGCGTCACCGGAACAGAAAAAAGCGGCGATGGAGTTTATTCGCTGGGTGTCTGCGCCTGAGCAGGCAGCGCGCTGGAGTATTGCCACCGGTTATGTCGCCACATCCCCTGCTGCCTGGGACACTAGCGTTATGAAAGATTACGTCAAAGATGTTCCTCAAGCGTTGGTGGCACGCGAACAGTTGAAATACGCACAGCCAGAGCTCTCGACCTATAACAGCGTGCAAATTCAGGAAGCGCTTAACCACGCGATTGAAGCGGCAGTGACGCAGGCAAAAACGCCAGCCGATGCGCTGGAATCGGCACAGAAACAGGCCGATCGTCTGCTGAAAGCTTATCAATAA
- a CDS encoding ABC transporter ATP-binding protein gives MSYLSLQHITKSWGEKVVLNDISFSAEEGTFVALLGPSGCGKSTLLRTIAGLETADQGEIVCRNSTITHLQPSQRQLSMVFQSYALFPHLSVRENLLFGLKARGEDKQTFAARLAEVSKLMELDTLLERRPAQLSGGQQQRVALGRAVIAKHRLCLMDEPLSNLDAKLRQSMRREIRTLQKTLGLTMLYVTHDQTEAMSMADSIILLNDGHIEQHATPDELYNNPASIFAAQFIGAPPMNILPLHCRGSAHYLSRMVAPIVIDADESALSLGLRAEDITLVEPSHALLTAHVISYEYMGADTLLVCSLPNITETLTIKVPGMKRFDEGTLVGLQWSAAQQYLFASQSGKRCWLAEQHLIASGKKYAV, from the coding sequence ATGAGCTACCTTTCTCTTCAACACATCACCAAATCCTGGGGCGAAAAAGTTGTCCTGAATGACATCAGTTTTAGCGCTGAGGAAGGCACGTTTGTCGCATTACTGGGGCCATCTGGCTGTGGCAAATCGACGTTATTACGCACCATTGCCGGTCTGGAAACGGCCGACCAGGGTGAGATAGTGTGTCGCAACAGCACCATCACCCATTTGCAACCGTCCCAGCGCCAGTTGTCGATGGTGTTTCAGTCTTATGCATTGTTTCCACATCTCAGCGTGCGTGAAAATCTGTTGTTTGGCCTCAAAGCACGTGGCGAAGATAAACAGACGTTCGCTGCGCGGCTGGCGGAAGTCAGCAAGCTGATGGAATTGGACACATTGTTGGAGCGCCGTCCCGCGCAGCTTTCCGGCGGGCAGCAACAACGAGTGGCGCTGGGACGAGCGGTGATAGCCAAACACCGCCTATGCCTGATGGATGAGCCCCTTTCGAACCTCGATGCCAAATTGCGTCAGAGCATGCGGCGCGAGATCCGCACATTACAGAAGACGCTCGGCCTGACCATGCTGTACGTGACGCACGATCAGACCGAAGCGATGAGCATGGCCGACAGCATCATTTTGCTTAATGATGGCCATATTGAGCAGCACGCCACCCCCGACGAGCTCTACAACAATCCCGCCAGTATTTTTGCGGCGCAATTTATAGGTGCGCCGCCGATGAATATCCTGCCGCTGCACTGCCGCGGTAGCGCACATTATCTCAGTCGCATGGTTGCACCGATCGTCATCGATGCGGATGAATCCGCGCTAAGCCTGGGTTTGCGCGCGGAAGATATCACCCTCGTCGAGCCGAGCCACGCGCTGCTGACTGCCCATGTTATCAGCTACGAATATATGGGGGCCGACACCTTGCTGGTGTGCTCGCTGCCCAACATTACGGAAACCCTCACCATTAAAGTGCCAGGCATGAAACGCTTCGATGAAGGCACCCTGGTTGGGCTGCAATGGTCGGCGGCGCAGCAATATCTGTTTGCCAGCCAGAGCGGTAAACGCTGCTGGCTGGCCGAGCAACACCTTATCGCATCCGGAAAAAAATACGCTGTTTAA
- the feoA gene encoding ferrous iron transporter A, with translation MHLKKRNIWRIVGYRASINPSWRQKLLTLGMLPGSLIEVIRVAPLGDPVQIRTRRVSLAVRSSDLSSLLLEEVES, from the coding sequence ATGCATCTAAAAAAGCGAAACATCTGGCGCATTGTGGGTTACCGAGCTTCGATTAACCCAAGCTGGCGGCAAAAATTGCTAACCTTGGGAATGCTTCCCGGATCTTTGATTGAGGTGATCCGGGTCGCGCCTCTGGGAGACCCGGTGCAAATTCGCACTCGTCGCGTTAGTCTGGCGGTTAGATCCAGCGATCTGTCCTCGTTGTTGCTAGAGGAGGTGGAGTCATGA
- the feoB gene encoding Fe(2+) transporter permease subunit FeoB gives MKQLTIGLIGNPNTGKTTLFNQLTGARQRVGNWAGVTVERKEGQFFTPHTDVRLIDLPGTRSLTTLSTDSSIDESIACQYLFNDHADLLINVVDASNLESNLFLTLQLLELGIPCIIALNMQDIATSQHINIDALELSHRLGCPVVSLTSTRGEGITQLKELIDSGHHWQFMRLDRYSEVVEGVISRLCTIMPSSISAQKQRWLALQLLEGDINSQKLCPEVIPHLEELTRAAGGDPAMDIVDSRYHAITALCAAISNIQQSKPSRFTDKLDNIMLNRWAGIPLFLGVMYLMFVLSINIGAALQPIFDGGSVALFIHGVQWLGYSLHLPEWLTVFLAQGIGAGINTVLPIIPQIGMMYLFLSFLEDSGYMARAAFVMDRLMQSLGLPGKSFVPLIVGFGCNVPAVMGARTLDTARERLITVLIAPFMSCGARLAIFAVFAAAFFGAHSASLVFSLYLLGIVVAVGTGLLLKHTLLHGEATPFIMELPVYHRPHLKSLLIQTWQRLKMFIVRAGKVIILVSMLIGVLSSFSLNGRTVDSINDSALAAASRVITPALFPIGITQDNWQATVGLVTGIMAKEVVVGTLNSLYTGEDIESGKFNPSEFNLRSEMEDALIQTRDGLAAAFSFTALSNPIEASKGDGAMDSGQMGAMSARFGNGFAAYSYLIFVLLYVPCVSVMGAIAREAGRNWMLFSFCWGLNVAYSLATLFYQSVSFADHPGFSSFCLIGVIVFNGLIFVALRRKGERINQKRFRVPAMSNASGCSGCSGCCDK, from the coding sequence ATGAAGCAACTAACCATTGGTCTGATCGGCAATCCCAACACAGGAAAAACGACCTTATTTAATCAGCTGACAGGTGCCAGACAGCGAGTAGGCAACTGGGCAGGAGTGACTGTAGAGCGCAAAGAGGGGCAGTTTTTTACTCCGCATACAGATGTTCGTTTGATTGACCTACCCGGAACTCGTTCACTTACGACACTGTCAACGGATAGCTCGATTGATGAAAGTATCGCCTGTCAGTATTTGTTCAATGATCACGCTGATCTGTTGATCAATGTTGTTGATGCATCAAATCTGGAAAGTAACCTGTTTCTCACCCTGCAATTGCTCGAACTCGGTATACCCTGCATCATTGCTCTAAATATGCAGGACATTGCTACCAGCCAACATATTAATATCGACGCCCTGGAATTGTCGCACCGTTTGGGGTGCCCGGTTGTTTCGCTCACGTCGACGCGCGGTGAAGGAATAACTCAACTCAAGGAACTTATCGATAGTGGTCATCACTGGCAATTTATGAGGCTCGATCGTTATTCGGAGGTGGTGGAGGGAGTGATTTCCCGCTTGTGCACAATTATGCCGTCAAGTATTTCGGCACAAAAGCAGCGCTGGCTGGCGCTACAACTGTTGGAAGGGGATATCAATAGCCAGAAACTCTGCCCGGAGGTAATACCGCATCTGGAAGAGCTTACCCGGGCTGCAGGTGGCGACCCCGCGATGGATATTGTTGATTCTCGCTATCATGCTATAACCGCCTTGTGTGCGGCCATCAGCAATATTCAGCAAAGTAAACCGAGTCGCTTTACCGATAAGCTCGATAACATCATGCTTAATCGTTGGGCTGGTATTCCGCTTTTTCTCGGCGTGATGTACCTGATGTTTGTTTTGTCGATTAATATCGGTGCCGCTTTACAACCGATCTTTGATGGCGGTTCTGTGGCGCTGTTTATTCATGGCGTGCAATGGCTGGGTTACAGCTTGCATTTACCGGAGTGGCTAACCGTATTTCTGGCGCAGGGCATCGGTGCCGGGATCAACACGGTGCTACCTATCATTCCACAGATTGGCATGATGTATCTGTTTCTTTCTTTCCTTGAGGATTCCGGTTACATGGCACGCGCTGCTTTTGTTATGGATCGCTTAATGCAGTCTCTTGGACTGCCGGGCAAGTCCTTTGTGCCTCTGATTGTGGGTTTTGGCTGTAATGTGCCGGCTGTCATGGGTGCCCGCACATTGGACACCGCTCGTGAACGCTTGATTACTGTTTTGATCGCACCCTTTATGTCCTGCGGCGCACGGCTGGCAATCTTTGCGGTATTTGCCGCTGCTTTTTTCGGTGCGCACAGCGCCAGCCTCGTATTCTCTTTATATTTGTTAGGTATTGTGGTGGCGGTTGGAACCGGATTGCTTTTAAAACATACATTGTTACACGGTGAAGCTACGCCGTTCATTATGGAGTTACCGGTCTACCATCGGCCTCACCTCAAAAGTTTGCTTATTCAGACCTGGCAGCGTCTGAAAATGTTCATCGTGCGTGCTGGCAAGGTGATTATTCTAGTCAGTATGTTGATTGGTGTGCTGAGTAGCTTTTCATTAAACGGCCGTACTGTTGATAGCATCAATGATTCCGCGCTGGCTGCAGCAAGCAGAGTCATTACTCCGGCCTTATTCCCCATTGGCATCACCCAAGATAACTGGCAGGCCACGGTGGGCTTGGTGACAGGTATTATGGCGAAAGAAGTCGTGGTCGGGACGTTGAATAGCCTCTATACAGGAGAAGATATTGAGAGTGGAAAATTCAACCCAAGTGAATTTAATCTGCGAAGTGAAATGGAAGATGCGCTAATACAAACCCGGGATGGATTAGCTGCAGCGTTTAGTTTTACAGCTTTATCAAACCCCATTGAGGCCAGTAAGGGTGATGGTGCAATGGATTCCGGACAGATGGGGGCCATGAGTGCCAGATTTGGTAATGGTTTTGCGGCATACAGCTACCTGATCTTTGTACTGCTTTACGTTCCCTGCGTTTCAGTCATGGGAGCGATTGCAAGAGAGGCAGGGCGCAACTGGATGTTATTTTCCTTTTGCTGGGGGTTAAATGTGGCATATTCCCTCGCTACCTTATTTTATCAAAGCGTGAGTTTTGCTGACCATCCTGGTTTTAGTTCTTTTTGCTTGATCGGCGTTATCGTTTTTAATGGACTGATTTTTGTGGCGTTACGCCGTAAAGGCGAGCGAATAAATCAGAAACGCTTTAGGGTGCCGGCTATGAGTAATGCAAGCGGATGTAGTGGATGCAGCGGCTGTTGCGACAAGTAG
- a CDS encoding RepB family plasmid replication initiator protein: protein MFEETDKNTGEVITLTPNANNTVQPVALMRLGVFVPTLKSLKNSKNKTFSTTDATEELTRLSLAKAEGFDKVEIVGPRLDMDNDFKTWVGIIHSFAKHKVIGDKVQLPFVEFAKLCGIPSSRSSKKLRERISPSLKRIAATTISFASNMGEDSKEYITHLVQSAYYDTKKDIVILQADPKLFELYEFDRKVLLQLKAINVLKRRESAQALYTYIESLPRNPAPISLARLRDRLNLKSPVFSQNQTVRRAMEQLKEIGYLDYSEVQRGRSIYFHVHYRRPKLKAPKNESAENPQPPVPVTPAEPVDAELQEKLNLLNKLGISMADLEKLFKGK from the coding sequence CTGTTTGAAGAAACGGACAAAAATACAGGTGAGGTGATCACGCTAACGCCGAACGCGAATAATACCGTTCAACCGGTTGCGTTGATGAGGCTCGGCGTATTTGTTCCTACTCTTAAGTCACTGAAAAATAGTAAAAATAAAACCTTCTCGACGACAGATGCGACGGAGGAATTAACCCGACTGTCTCTGGCTAAGGCCGAGGGGTTCGATAAAGTTGAGATCGTGGGTCCACGACTTGATATGGATAATGATTTCAAGACATGGGTCGGGATCATTCATTCCTTTGCCAAGCATAAAGTCATCGGAGACAAGGTACAGCTTCCTTTCGTCGAATTTGCCAAACTCTGCGGTATCCCCTCCAGTCGTTCCTCTAAGAAGCTCAGAGAGCGTATTAGCCCGTCTTTAAAGCGTATCGCGGCGACAACTATCTCCTTCGCCAGCAATATGGGTGAAGATAGTAAGGAATACATCACCCATTTAGTGCAGTCAGCTTATTACGATACCAAAAAGGATATCGTGATTTTGCAGGCGGATCCTAAGCTGTTTGAGCTATATGAGTTTGATCGTAAAGTACTTTTACAGCTTAAAGCGATCAATGTTCTGAAACGCCGGGAATCAGCCCAGGCGCTATATACGTATATCGAAAGCCTGCCGAGGAATCCCGCTCCCATCTCTCTGGCTCGCTTGCGTGACAGGTTGAATCTCAAGTCACCCGTTTTTTCGCAAAACCAGACGGTACGACGGGCGATGGAGCAACTTAAGGAGATTGGTTATCTCGATTACTCTGAGGTTCAGCGGGGGCGTAGCATCTATTTTCATGTGCATTATCGCCGGCCAAAGCTGAAAGCGCCGAAGAACGAGAGTGCTGAAAACCCACAACCGCCAGTGCCCGTCACACCTGCAGAACCGGTTGATGCTGAGCTTCAGGAAAAACTCAATCTATTGAATAAATTAGGAATTTCCATGGCTGACCTCGAGAAGCTCTTCAAAGGAAAATGA